In a single window of the Melioribacteraceae bacterium genome:
- a CDS encoding Lrp/AsnC family transcriptional regulator encodes MLDELDLTILRILQENGRTKRSELAEAIGLSIPSLSDRLKKLEEHKIIEGYFTKLNRHSFGYDLMAFVTVIMESSKYYDKFAEHIKKSPEILECYSTLGEGSHVLKVLAKDTKTLEALLSKIQSWQGVTRTVTSFVLSVIKETTSLNIQSKKESE; translated from the coding sequence ATGCTAGACGAATTAGATTTGACAATTTTAAGAATTCTCCAGGAAAATGGAAGAACCAAGAGAAGTGAATTGGCGGAAGCTATTGGACTCTCAATTCCTTCACTCAGCGATCGATTGAAAAAACTTGAGGAACACAAAATTATTGAAGGCTATTTTACAAAACTTAACCGTCACTCTTTTGGATATGATTTAATGGCTTTTGTTACTGTGATTATGGAATCATCGAAATATTATGATAAGTTTGCCGAACATATCAAAAAATCTCCCGAAATTTTAGAATGCTACTCCACTCTTGGGGAAGGTTCGCACGTTTTAAAAGTGTTAGCTAAAGACACAAAAACACTTGAGGCGCTTCTCAGTAAAATTCAATCGTGGCAGGGCGTTACACGTACGGTAACAAGTTTTGTTCTCTCGGTTATTAAAGAAACGACAAGTTTAAATATACAATCAAAAAAGGAGTCAGAATGA
- the glnA gene encoding type I glutamate--ammonia ligase, giving the protein MSALTPKDVVAFAKGNNIKFIDFKFMDFPGQWQHFTIPVQEFSEDTFVNGLGFDGSSIRGWKHIHESDMLIIPDANTMFVDPFIASPTLSLICDVYEPATKEKYSRCPRNIVQKAEAYLKSTGLADVAYFGPEAEFFVFDDVKFDSGPNFAFFEVDSIEGKWNSGREEGPNLGYKPRYKEAYFPVPPTDKLMDLRNEMVENLISVGIEVEAQHHEVASGGQCEIDMKYKPLLRAADQLLMFKYVVKNTAVKNGKTVTYMPKPIFGDNGSGMHVHVSLWNGGKPLFAGGGYAGLSETALYFIGGLLKHAPSLLALTNPTTNSYKRLVPGFEAPVNLAYSSNNRSASIRIPYGNNPKAKRVEFRCPDPSSNPYLAFSAILMAGIDGVLNRIDPGDPLDKDIYDMSPEELKDVPSTPDSLASALQALADDHEYLLKGDVFTKDVISTWINYKTAREVKPAALRPTPFEYEMYFDI; this is encoded by the coding sequence ATGAGCGCATTAACCCCCAAAGATGTTGTGGCCTTCGCAAAAGGAAACAACATAAAATTTATTGATTTCAAATTCATGGATTTTCCGGGACAATGGCAGCATTTTACAATTCCGGTTCAAGAATTTAGTGAAGATACTTTTGTGAATGGATTGGGCTTTGATGGATCTTCCATTCGCGGTTGGAAGCATATTCATGAAAGTGATATGTTAATCATTCCAGATGCGAATACAATGTTTGTTGATCCTTTTATTGCTTCCCCAACACTATCATTAATTTGCGATGTTTATGAACCCGCTACAAAAGAAAAATATTCAAGATGTCCCCGTAACATTGTTCAGAAAGCGGAAGCATATTTAAAATCAACTGGTTTGGCTGATGTAGCCTATTTCGGTCCCGAAGCAGAATTTTTCGTTTTTGATGATGTTAAATTTGATTCAGGTCCAAACTTTGCTTTTTTTGAAGTTGATTCAATTGAAGGTAAATGGAATTCGGGACGCGAAGAGGGACCAAACTTGGGTTACAAACCTCGCTACAAAGAAGCTTATTTCCCGGTTCCCCCAACTGATAAATTGATGGACCTACGTAATGAGATGGTTGAAAATCTTATTAGTGTCGGAATAGAAGTTGAAGCCCAGCATCATGAAGTAGCCAGCGGTGGTCAATGCGAAATTGATATGAAATATAAACCATTACTCAGAGCGGCAGATCAATTATTGATGTTTAAGTATGTGGTAAAAAATACTGCGGTAAAGAATGGAAAGACGGTTACCTATATGCCTAAACCAATTTTTGGTGATAACGGAAGTGGTATGCACGTTCATGTTAGTTTATGGAATGGGGGAAAACCTTTATTTGCCGGCGGCGGTTACGCAGGATTAAGTGAAACGGCCCTCTACTTTATTGGCGGATTACTCAAACATGCGCCATCATTATTAGCTTTAACAAATCCAACTACAAACTCTTACAAAAGGTTAGTTCCGGGATTTGAAGCTCCAGTTAACTTAGCCTATTCATCAAATAACAGAAGCGCTTCAATCCGTATTCCTTACGGAAATAATCCTAAAGCAAAACGTGTTGAATTCCGATGCCCCGATCCTTCGAGCAATCCATATTTAGCATTCTCGGCAATTCTGATGGCGGGAATTGACGGAGTTCTAAATAGAATTGATCCCGGTGATCCTCTCGATAAAGATATTTATGATATGTCTCCAGAAGAGTTAAAAGACGTTCCATCAACACCCGATTCATTAGCAAGTGCGCTTCAAGCCCTCGCTGATGATCATGAGTATTTATTGAAAGGTGACGTATTTACAAAAGATGTAATTAGCACCTGGATAAATTATAAAACCGCAAGAGAAGTAAAACCTGCGGCTCTACGACCTACACCTTTTGAATACGAAATGTACTTTGATATTTAG
- a CDS encoding NOL1/NOP2/sun family putative RNA methylase, with product MIELSSNIKNYILENFGEDYLQKYQDYFNSNYKSYLRISRSKNSDSLISSLHEYGIELSAIPNIPEAYKINVGENIVGKTLEFVLGQYYIQSLSSMIPALVLNPAENDVTLDMCAAPGSKTTQLSELMNNRGTLVANEISLERMKSLIFNLDKINAMNTGVLKGKGELLSKIYDNYFDKILVDAPCSALGIVQKKGEVSNWWDVKKAEALSEQQIRLLVAAIKMAKVGGEIVYSTCTLSLEENEYVVNKVLNKYPVELLEFDLPIKSIDGFTKYAGEHLNDELKKTRRILPWDNHSEGFFVAKLVKTDDTEANQKYSPKEKKHEFIRHTQPKIQIYLKEISERFAIPYQVFENYKYINKNGDVYFVDRNWNGGIIENFMRIGSKLGSIDKRDKLQIHTAAAQLLGSSAQNNCVEIDKEELEIYFGGGIIRKEFMPFGQKIVLYRNQVIGTASASSEGLKSQFPRAFRTQEIIFPK from the coding sequence TTGATTGAATTAAGCAGTAATATTAAAAATTACATTCTTGAAAATTTTGGAGAAGACTACCTTCAAAAGTATCAAGATTATTTTAACAGCAATTATAAAAGTTACCTCCGCATTTCACGATCTAAAAATTCAGACAGTTTAATAAGTTCGTTGCATGAATATGGAATTGAATTATCGGCTATACCAAACATTCCCGAAGCTTATAAAATAAATGTCGGCGAAAATATTGTAGGTAAAACCCTAGAGTTTGTTTTGGGTCAATATTACATACAAAGTCTCTCCTCAATGATTCCTGCATTGGTATTAAACCCCGCGGAAAATGATGTTACGTTAGATATGTGTGCGGCACCCGGTTCAAAAACAACGCAATTATCGGAGTTGATGAATAATAGAGGTACACTTGTAGCAAATGAGATTTCACTCGAGCGAATGAAAAGTTTGATTTTCAATCTAGATAAAATAAACGCAATGAATACAGGAGTTCTTAAAGGTAAAGGTGAACTTTTAAGCAAGATTTATGATAATTACTTTGACAAAATTTTAGTCGATGCGCCATGCAGTGCTTTGGGAATTGTTCAGAAAAAAGGGGAGGTGAGTAATTGGTGGGATGTTAAAAAGGCAGAAGCTCTCTCCGAACAACAAATTAGACTGCTTGTTGCCGCTATTAAGATGGCAAAGGTTGGAGGTGAAATTGTTTATTCAACATGTACCTTATCACTGGAAGAGAATGAATATGTGGTGAATAAAGTATTAAATAAATATCCAGTTGAATTGTTGGAGTTCGATCTTCCAATAAAATCAATTGATGGATTTACAAAATATGCGGGAGAGCACTTAAATGATGAACTCAAAAAAACTAGAAGAATTTTACCCTGGGATAATCACTCGGAAGGTTTCTTTGTTGCCAAGCTAGTTAAGACTGATGATACAGAGGCAAATCAAAAATACTCTCCCAAAGAAAAGAAGCATGAGTTTATAAGACATACCCAACCCAAAATTCAAATATACCTAAAGGAAATTTCGGAAAGATTTGCAATACCTTACCAGGTCTTCGAAAATTATAAGTACATAAATAAAAATGGTGATGTTTATTTTGTCGATAGAAATTGGAATGGGGGAATAATAGAAAATTTTATGAGAATTGGTTCAAAGCTTGGATCAATAGATAAAAGAGATAAGTTACAAATTCACACCGCGGCGGCACAGTTGCTGGGAAGTAGCGCACAAAATAATTGTGTTGAAATAGATAAGGAAGAATTGGAAATCTATTTTGGCGGCGGAATTATTCGCAAAGAATTTATGCCTTTTGGGCAAAAGATTGTTTTATATCGAAACCAGGTTATTGGAACTGCGTCTGCGTCTTCTGAGGGATTAAAAAGTCAATTTCCACGAGCTTTCCGAACACAAGAAATAATTTTCCCGAAATAA
- a CDS encoding PD40 domain-containing protein: MYQFSKRTLISLLIFFFSILFVQCKSNNVPNDLNSKMDDSLLFAGETNFKNIKQLTFGGNNAEAYWSFDNKQLIFQSDWSKINNQGCDQIYIMNADGSPVNDSTQYQLVSTGKGRTTCSYFLPDGKIIFASTHEGGHSCPESQMFSGGRYVWPLFDSYDIYVADSDGKNTKVLIGGKGYDAEATVSPDGKFVIFTSTRSGDIELWRYEISTGNLLQLTNELGYDGGAFFSQDSKKIVWRASRPQGEDADNYKKLLKDGYVEPKALNIFIADIDGSNVTQVTNLAGANWAPYFHPSGNKILFCSNHHTIDKGGRIFNIFIINTDGSNLKQITFSDTFDAFPMFSHDGKKIVFASNRNTKKIPSRDTNVFIADWVD; this comes from the coding sequence ATGTATCAATTCTCTAAAAGAACACTCATTTCACTTTTAATTTTTTTCTTCAGTATTCTTTTTGTTCAATGTAAATCCAACAATGTACCAAATGATTTGAATTCTAAAATGGATGATTCACTTCTATTTGCGGGTGAGACCAATTTCAAGAATATAAAACAACTTACTTTCGGTGGAAATAACGCAGAAGCATACTGGAGCTTCGATAATAAGCAGCTTATATTTCAGAGTGATTGGAGTAAGATAAATAACCAAGGATGTGACCAAATTTATATAATGAATGCTGATGGATCACCTGTAAATGATTCAACACAATATCAATTGGTATCTACCGGCAAGGGTAGAACAACATGCAGTTATTTTTTGCCTGACGGAAAAATAATTTTCGCTTCAACTCATGAGGGGGGACATTCATGCCCCGAATCTCAAATGTTTAGTGGCGGCAGATATGTGTGGCCATTATTTGATTCATATGATATTTATGTTGCGGATTCTGATGGAAAAAACACAAAAGTATTAATAGGGGGCAAAGGATACGATGCCGAAGCCACAGTTTCACCGGATGGTAAATTTGTTATTTTTACATCTACACGCTCGGGTGATATTGAATTATGGAGATATGAGATTTCGACTGGGAATTTGCTTCAATTAACAAATGAACTCGGTTATGATGGCGGAGCTTTTTTCTCACAAGATTCAAAGAAAATTGTATGGCGCGCAAGCCGTCCACAAGGCGAAGATGCTGACAATTATAAAAAATTATTAAAAGACGGATATGTTGAACCAAAAGCGTTGAATATATTTATTGCTGATATTGATGGCTCAAATGTAACGCAGGTAACAAATTTAGCTGGAGCTAACTGGGCGCCCTATTTTCATCCATCGGGTAATAAAATACTCTTTTGCTCAAATCATCATACAATTGATAAAGGGGGAAGAATTTTTAATATCTTTATTATCAATACTGATGGCTCTAATCTTAAACAAATTACTTTCTCGGATACATTTGATGCTTTCCCGATGTTTTCGCATGATGGCAAAAAAATAGTTTTTGCCTCAAACAGAAACACAAAAAAAATACCCTCTAGAGATACTAATGTTTTTATTGCGGACTGGGTTGATTAG
- the lgt gene encoding prolipoprotein diacylglyceryl transferase — protein sequence MLNWDVSPDIFAIGPFVIRWYGLLFALSFMTGFQIMSVIFKKEQRSDTDLNDLVWYMILGTVLGARIGHCMFYNPAYYLNHPLEILQVWKGGLASHGAAIGIIIAILLFVSRRKKFTFLWLMDRIVITVALSGFFIRMGNLFNSEIIGKPTNAEWGFVFTAIDNVPRHPAQLYEAIAYLLIFIFLIVIYLKKYQTLKNGYLFGIFLITVFGFRFFVEFIKENQTYFEEDLTLNMGQILSIPLIIYGIVLLFISNRKTLNQ from the coding sequence TTGTTAAATTGGGATGTAAGCCCGGATATTTTTGCAATTGGTCCATTTGTGATTAGGTGGTATGGTTTACTTTTTGCTCTCTCATTTATGACTGGTTTCCAAATAATGAGTGTGATATTTAAGAAGGAGCAACGCTCCGATACTGATTTGAATGATTTGGTTTGGTATATGATTTTAGGAACTGTGCTTGGTGCCAGAATAGGGCATTGCATGTTTTATAACCCCGCCTACTATTTGAATCATCCCCTCGAAATTTTACAAGTCTGGAAGGGTGGACTTGCTAGCCACGGAGCGGCTATAGGTATAATAATAGCGATCTTGCTTTTTGTGAGTAGAAGAAAAAAATTCACTTTCTTATGGTTGATGGATAGAATTGTAATTACAGTTGCGCTTTCCGGCTTTTTTATAAGGATGGGTAATCTTTTTAATTCTGAAATAATTGGCAAACCAACTAATGCCGAGTGGGGATTCGTATTTACAGCAATTGATAATGTTCCCCGGCATCCGGCCCAGTTATATGAAGCAATTGCCTATCTGTTAATTTTTATTTTCTTAATTGTTATTTATCTTAAGAAATATCAAACTCTCAAAAACGGCTATTTGTTTGGCATTTTTCTGATCACCGTTTTTGGATTTAGATTTTTCGTTGAATTCATTAAAGAGAATCAAACTTATTTTGAGGAAGATTTAACATTAAATATGGGACAAATTTTGAGCATTCCTTTAATTATTTATGGGATTGTGCTGCTATTCATTAGTAATAGAAAAACGCTTAATCAATAA
- a CDS encoding response regulator transcription factor translates to MQQANPISVIIADDHKLFRSGIISLFDDVTDILIIDEAKNGVELIEKYFSKRPDLIVVDISMPELNGVDAFRRIKLKDREVKALFLTMFEGEEYIYQTLKVGGKGLLGKNVVKGELIYAIKTIYNGEKYFGKNYTTNKLKELEKKYRMMATDDIENLIDLTIKEKRILEYLSTGKTSNEIATLVGLSKKSIDYYRSKIMLKLDIRTLPELISFAIKFTNSKKIFDK, encoded by the coding sequence ATGCAACAAGCTAATCCTATCTCAGTAATTATTGCAGATGATCATAAGCTTTTTAGAAGCGGGATTATCTCATTATTCGACGATGTTACAGACATACTAATAATTGATGAGGCAAAAAATGGCGTTGAACTTATTGAGAAATATTTTTCCAAACGACCTGATCTGATTGTTGTTGATATTTCTATGCCCGAATTAAATGGCGTCGACGCATTCAGAAGAATTAAACTAAAGGATAGAGAAGTAAAAGCATTATTTTTAACGATGTTTGAAGGGGAGGAATATATTTACCAGACTTTAAAAGTGGGTGGAAAGGGTCTTCTCGGTAAAAATGTTGTTAAGGGGGAACTGATATATGCCATTAAAACTATTTACAATGGTGAAAAGTATTTCGGGAAAAATTACACTACTAATAAGCTAAAGGAATTGGAAAAGAAATATAGAATGATGGCTACCGATGACATCGAAAATCTTATAGATTTGACTATCAAAGAAAAAAGGATTTTAGAATACCTTAGCACCGGTAAAACCAGTAATGAGATTGCAACTTTAGTGGGCTTGAGTAAAAAATCAATAGACTATTACAGATCAAAAATTATGCTTAAGTTGGACATCAGAACTTTGCCGGAACTTATTTCATTTGCAATCAAGTTCACAAATTCAAAAAAAATATTTGATAAATAA
- a CDS encoding heme exporter protein CcmB codes for MKSIALFLKDWQSELRTRYAINALAMFILVTISVIMFSIGSEKINEYLTGGLFWIVIFFSAMSGLSRAFVSEEERGTTLTLQLIASPSTIFSGKLIFNLILVFMMNLSITFLFVILFESFIIKSWGLFILSLILGNIGIAVSSTIIAAIIAKASSKGTLYPVLSFPILLPLILILLELTKFSSDGASINFASTELLVLVCYDVIMGTASYLLFDFIWKD; via the coding sequence ATGAAAAGCATTGCATTATTTCTCAAAGATTGGCAATCTGAACTTAGAACACGATATGCTATAAACGCGTTGGCTATGTTTATACTTGTAACAATAAGTGTAATAATGTTTTCTATCGGTAGCGAAAAAATTAACGAATATCTAACCGGCGGGTTATTTTGGATAGTAATTTTCTTTTCTGCGATGTCCGGTTTATCACGGGCATTTGTATCAGAGGAGGAGAGAGGAACAACATTAACACTGCAATTAATAGCATCCCCCTCAACAATCTTTTCGGGAAAGTTAATATTTAATCTTATTCTGGTGTTCATGATGAACCTGTCAATCACATTTTTATTTGTGATTTTATTTGAATCGTTTATAATTAAAAGCTGGGGATTATTTATACTCTCCCTAATTTTAGGAAATATCGGGATTGCGGTTTCCTCAACAATAATTGCGGCAATTATTGCAAAAGCCAGTTCGAAGGGTACATTATATCCGGTACTCTCCTTTCCAATCTTATTACCACTAATCTTAATACTTCTTGAGCTAACTAAATTTAGCTCTGATGGAGCTTCAATAAACTTTGCTTCCACAGAATTACTCGTACTGGTTTGTTACGATGTAATTATGGGAACAGCCTCATATCTACTATTCGATTTTATTTGGAAGGATTAA
- a CDS encoding ABC transporter ATP-binding protein, with protein sequence MSLTNSYNIRTEKLVKYFGRRLIFNDLNLEFDSGNIYGVSGPNGSGKSTFVKIISDLISPTRGKVLHILNDKKIVSENIHTHLGFVSPYLFLYDEFTAEENISHFAKIRGVETYKEYTDQLFNDFGLFERKGDLVKGYSSGMKQRLKFIFALFHNPQLLIFDEPTSNLDNSGKDIVYRKITEAGKNCLVIVASNEENDLALCSTIIDLEKYKKINSTK encoded by the coding sequence TTGTCTTTAACTAACAGCTATAATATTAGAACCGAAAAGTTGGTTAAATACTTTGGTCGAAGATTGATATTTAACGATCTCAATCTCGAATTCGACTCGGGTAATATTTATGGTGTTTCCGGACCCAACGGTTCTGGAAAATCTACCTTCGTTAAAATTATTTCAGATTTAATTTCACCCACACGCGGTAAAGTGCTACATATCTTGAATGACAAAAAAATAGTGTCGGAAAATATTCACACTCATCTGGGTTTTGTTTCCCCCTATTTATTTTTATATGATGAATTTACCGCCGAAGAGAATATTAGTCATTTTGCTAAAATTCGAGGTGTTGAGACTTATAAAGAGTACACAGACCAACTATTTAATGATTTTGGCTTGTTCGAGAGAAAAGGTGATTTAGTAAAAGGTTATTCGTCCGGAATGAAACAGAGGCTCAAATTTATTTTTGCTTTATTTCATAACCCTCAACTTCTGATATTTGATGAGCCCACATCTAATCTTGATAACTCAGGTAAAGATATAGTTTATAGAAAAATTACAGAAGCAGGTAAAAACTGTTTAGTAATTGTCGCATCAAATGAAGAAAACGATTTAGCTCTCTGCTCCACAATTATAGATTTAGAAAAATATAAAAAGATAAATTCTACAAAATGA
- a CDS encoding VCBS repeat-containing protein, with amino-acid sequence MKQFREEKTVFRTDLHLKFLLTLLLLPVSISAQVPINGFVKTSIIKLSGNYTSLFATDFNKDGYRDLLVFNQNTKQYIPIITSSENKYVPKYPRNFQHPLHSLFYSEEKGAAGSQTVSTSLQNKSFQVMDVDKNGNTRLIRSVSFDGSPRFIDAADINLDGRIEFLTGGNSINGFKIIKERKKNLIAETYGESKIFSAASFIDLDYDGYKDVVAFNPLSNSFIFFYNDMTGGFVEQRSIGLWEEVKNFKALDINSDGFTDLVYSKYNGVEAILGDSVSSFQRKIFIETTSEPLNYVVGDFNSDGFNDLAYILVRDRVLEICYGKNQNQFHQPINYLRNRKLSDINSFVDRGGSKLAILSDEMELILFERAAYGEEKFSSSFLSGVSAVAEFDYLNDGFNDFIFYDQSNKALSLFLNERRNLFRTCYSFPLLNEVDNILVDDLDPTEKTFFCYKKGKRSIEVVRFNFNNQKISSQVLFTKGEIVQLKISHDRLKDRQSIFALIQIADKIYLEQLEFKNFRFVSSGEIYIDAAPLFSDLMINVFLEVYYISVKNSMAGLYKSIIERNKPKPILLKNLTSTNDFKIYSSKTADRLINRAKPFLLLLSKKNKPELQILLDNKFKTFYPKYIPEVNTPIYSRILDINGEIISYYRSGKKIVEIRYNTNNQKFTEKSIFETTDEGFFYITQNMSPNSFLFSSNKIEGTITIKKF; translated from the coding sequence ATGAAGCAATTCAGAGAAGAAAAAACCGTCTTTCGGACAGACCTTCATCTTAAATTTTTATTAACGTTATTATTACTTCCGGTAAGCATATCCGCTCAAGTACCCATAAACGGATTTGTAAAAACTAGCATTATTAAGCTTTCCGGGAATTATACTTCCTTATTTGCTACCGATTTTAATAAAGATGGTTATAGAGATTTACTTGTATTTAACCAAAATACTAAGCAGTATATTCCTATCATAACTTCTTCCGAAAATAAATATGTCCCAAAATATCCTCGAAATTTTCAGCATCCTCTTCATTCTTTATTTTATAGTGAAGAAAAAGGAGCCGCAGGATCTCAAACTGTCTCAACTTCACTGCAAAACAAATCATTCCAGGTTATGGATGTTGATAAAAATGGCAATACCAGATTGATTAGAAGTGTGAGTTTTGATGGGAGCCCCCGATTTATTGATGCGGCGGATATAAATCTTGATGGTAGAATTGAGTTTTTAACAGGCGGAAATTCAATAAATGGCTTTAAGATTATTAAAGAGAGAAAGAAAAATTTAATAGCCGAGACTTATGGGGAATCTAAAATATTTAGTGCTGCGAGTTTTATAGATTTAGATTATGATGGTTATAAAGATGTTGTTGCCTTTAATCCACTATCGAATTCATTTATCTTTTTTTATAATGATATGACAGGCGGATTTGTTGAACAGAGATCAATTGGTCTTTGGGAAGAAGTAAAAAATTTTAAGGCGCTCGATATAAATTCAGATGGATTTACAGATCTAGTATATTCAAAATATAATGGGGTTGAAGCGATTTTGGGTGATTCTGTCTCCTCTTTTCAAAGAAAAATATTTATTGAAACTACCTCAGAACCGTTAAACTATGTGGTTGGAGATTTCAATAGCGATGGATTTAATGATTTAGCATACATCCTGGTAAGGGACCGTGTTCTTGAAATTTGTTATGGAAAAAATCAGAATCAGTTCCATCAACCAATAAATTACTTGAGAAATAGAAAACTTTCCGACATAAATTCTTTTGTGGATAGAGGCGGAAGTAAATTGGCCATACTGTCTGACGAAATGGAACTTATACTTTTTGAAAGAGCTGCCTATGGAGAAGAAAAATTTTCATCATCATTTTTAAGTGGTGTCTCGGCCGTAGCAGAATTTGATTACTTAAATGATGGTTTTAATGATTTTATCTTTTATGATCAATCAAACAAAGCTTTGTCACTATTTCTTAATGAAAGAAGAAACTTATTTAGAACATGTTATTCATTTCCTTTATTAAATGAAGTTGACAATATATTAGTTGATGATCTGGATCCCACCGAAAAAACATTTTTCTGCTATAAAAAAGGAAAACGGTCAATAGAAGTAGTACGGTTTAATTTTAATAATCAAAAAATTAGTTCTCAAGTTTTATTTACCAAAGGGGAGATCGTTCAACTTAAAATCTCGCATGACCGGCTAAAAGATAGGCAGTCAATTTTTGCGCTTATACAAATTGCAGATAAAATATATTTAGAACAACTTGAGTTCAAAAACTTCCGGTTTGTTTCTTCAGGCGAAATATATATTGATGCAGCTCCCTTATTTTCTGATTTAATGATTAATGTATTCTTAGAAGTTTATTACATTTCAGTAAAAAATAGTATGGCAGGCTTGTATAAATCAATAATAGAAAGAAACAAACCAAAACCTATACTTTTAAAGAACCTTACTTCAACAAACGATTTTAAAATATATTCATCAAAAACTGCCGACAGATTGATAAATAGAGCTAAACCATTTTTACTGCTGTTGAGTAAAAAAAATAAACCCGAACTGCAGATTCTACTTGATAATAAGTTTAAGACGTTTTACCCAAAATATATTCCAGAGGTCAATACTCCAATTTATTCAAGAATATTAGATATTAATGGTGAAATAATATCTTATTACAGAAGCGGGAAGAAGATTGTGGAAATAAGGTATAACACGAACAACCAAAAGTTTACGGAAAAGTCTATATTTGAAACAACTGATGAAGGGTTCTTTTATATCACCCAAAATATGAGTCCTAACAGTTTTCTTTTCAGTTCAAACAAAATTGAAGGCACTATAACTATTAAAAAGTTTTAA
- a CDS encoding acyl-CoA thioesterase: MRKSKKVSESIITMTELVLPNHTNQLGNLLGGQLMHWIDICGALASAKHSNRVCVTASVDRIDFHHPIKTGNVVTLIASVNCAFKTSMEVGVKVFAESHLAGTKIHTNTAYLTFVSVDENGKPIETNEIIPETEEEKRRFNEAIQRRKNRLSDRPSS; encoded by the coding sequence ATGAGAAAAAGTAAAAAAGTATCCGAATCCATTATTACAATGACCGAGCTGGTTTTACCGAACCATACAAATCAACTTGGTAATTTACTTGGCGGACAATTAATGCATTGGATTGATATTTGCGGCGCACTGGCTTCAGCAAAGCATTCCAATAGAGTTTGTGTAACGGCTTCGGTTGATAGAATAGATTTTCATCACCCAATTAAAACGGGGAATGTTGTAACTCTGATCGCCTCTGTTAATTGTGCTTTTAAAACATCAATGGAAGTTGGAGTAAAAGTATTTGCCGAATCACATCTTGCTGGAACAAAAATTCATACAAATACGGCATATCTTACTTTTGTGAGCGTTGATGAAAATGGAAAACCGATTGAGACCAATGAAATTATTCCTGAAACCGAAGAGGAAAAAAGAAGATTTAATGAAGCAATTCAGAGAAGAAAAAACCGTCTTTCGGACAGACCTTCATCTTAA
- the bamD gene encoding outer membrane protein assembly factor BamD — MKKSVFVFLITIFIWNCSGSVDTTKFNAEEYFNYAMELYNQEDYEKAVLEFQNIILQYSGTTFNDDAQFYLGMTYYKREQYLLAAYEFSKLIRNTPASEFVPSSQYMLAESYYQLSPPYQLDQTYTKKSIEEFQAFVDFFPADPKVEEAEGKIKAMTEKLAEKEYQSAVIYEKMDYSKAAIKYYGLVADSYHDTKFAPMALYDKIKLQLSKGYINDVLADISVFLSRYPDNSVSKELQQIEVSLLNKN, encoded by the coding sequence ATAAAGAAATCGGTTTTTGTTTTTTTAATCACAATTTTTATTTGGAATTGTTCCGGCTCTGTAGATACAACAAAATTTAACGCCGAGGAATATTTTAATTATGCGATGGAACTTTATAATCAAGAAGATTATGAAAAAGCTGTATTGGAGTTTCAGAACATAATTCTTCAATATTCGGGCACAACATTTAATGATGACGCACAGTTTTATTTAGGTATGACTTACTACAAAAGAGAACAGTATTTATTAGCTGCCTATGAATTCAGTAAGTTAATTAGGAATACCCCGGCGAGCGAGTTTGTACCATCTTCTCAGTATATGCTGGCAGAATCTTATTATCAATTATCACCCCCATATCAATTAGATCAAACCTATACAAAAAAATCTATTGAAGAATTTCAGGCATTTGTTGATTTTTTTCCGGCAGATCCCAAAGTTGAAGAAGCTGAGGGAAAAATAAAAGCCATGACAGAAAAACTAGCCGAGAAGGAGTATCAAAGCGCAGTTATCTATGAAAAGATGGATTATTCAAAGGCCGCAATTAAATATTATGGTTTGGTAGCTGATAGTTATCACGATACCAAATTTGCGCCAATGGCTCTATATGATAAAATTAAACTGCAGTTGAGTAAAGGATATATAAATGATGTGCTTGCTGATATTAGTGTATTCTTGAGTAGATACCCTGATAATTCTGTTTCAAAAGAATTACAGCAAATTGAAGTATCATTGCTGAATAAAAATTAG